The DNA window GGCTCAGGAACTTGGAATCCTGGACGGAGTTACCACGAATCCCTCCTTAATGGCAAAAGTTGGAATTTCCGGAAAAGATGCAGTTTTCAAACATTATAAAACCATTTGCGATATTGTAGATGACAATGTAAGTGCTGAAGTAATTGCTACGGATTTTAAAAATATAATCAAAGAAGGTGAAGAACTTGCGGCAATCGATGATAAAATTGTTGTTAAAGTTCCTATGATACCGGATGGTGTAAAAGCCATCAAATATTTTTCTGAAAAAGGAATTCGGACCAATTGCACATTAATTTTTAATGCAGGACAAGCTCTAATGGCGGCAAAAGCCGGTGCCAGTTATGTTTCCCCTTTTATCGGAAGGTTAGATGACATATCAAGCGATGGTCTCAATCTGATTGAGCAGATCGTACAGATATTTGATAATTACGGTATTGAAACTGAAATATTGGCGGCATCCATCAGACATACGATGCATCTGGTCCAATGTGCTGAAATTGGAGCTGATGTGGCCACCTGTCCTTTATCGGTTATTAAGGGATTATTTAATCATCCCCTGACAGATATTGGACTTAAGAAGTTTCTGGAGGACGCCAAAAAATTCAATTAATTCATGTATATCATCAAGGTAAAAGGCAAAGCCAAAATACCTGATTATATTCAGCTCAGGGATGAAAATTATATCCTTATGGCCTATTTTAGAGCTGACAGACCTTTAAAAAAACTGGAGAAATACGGATTGGAAGGGAAAGAAGAGGCTTTGGAAACTCTGATAAAAGACCTGCCTTTTGGAAAATTAAAAAAATTGGAATTATAATGTCATTTGCTCCTGATCTTGTTCTGGAAGTTAGAAACGCATTTATTTATCAGGAAGAAAATGCAGTTTTAAAGGACATTAGTTTTAATGTCACCAAAGGAGAATTCGTTTATCTCATAGGTAGAACCGGAAGTGGCAAAAGTTCACTTCTTAAAACACTTTATGCGGATCTACCATTCAATTCGGGCGAGATTGTCATTGCTGGTCATAGAATAAATGGTATTCCTCGAAAGGAAATACCCGAGCTCAGAAGAAAAATCGGAATAGTTTTTCAGGACTTTCAATTATTAATGGATAGAAGTGTTGAAGAAAACCTTGTTTTTGTAATGAAAGCCACAGGTTGGAAGGAAAGTTCAAAAATCAAGCAAAGACTTAGCAGTGTATTAATGAGGGTAGGCCTGGGCTCTTTGGGATCAAAACTTCCGCATCAACTTTCCGGTGGAGAACAGCAAAGAGTTGCCATTGCAAGATCACTGATTAACGATCCACAACTTTTAATTGCCGATGAGCCTACTGGTAATCTCGACCCCCAGGTAGCAGAAGGAATTCTTAATTTATTTCAGGAAATTAATAAGGGTGGTACAGCCGTCTTGATGGCAACGCATAATCACAACTTTATTGAGAAAATCCCGGCTAGAGTCATTAAATGTGCCGAGAATAAAATTTTCGATTCAAAATCCGAAAGTTTTTCTTTCACCGATATTTGGTAAATTCAGACGGTGAAACGAATTGTATTCACGGTTTCTAATGACCTCAATTTTGATCAGAGAATGATCAAAATATGTACCTCATTGTCAAATGCCGGTTTTGATGTTCTAATTATTGGTTTTAAAAAGAAAAACTCAATTCCATTAGGCAAAAGTATTTATCAAAAAGAACGAATTCCCACACTATTTCAAAAAGGGAAAATGTTTTATTTAGAGATTTCAGTCCGACTGTTTTTTAAGCTATTATTTGTAAGAACAGATATCATTTCTGCGGTAGATACTGATACTTTACTTCCCTCATATATAGTTGCAAAATTTAGAAGTAAAAAACTTGTTTTTGATGCACATGAATACTTTTCTGAAACTTCAGGTCTGGTAGGCAGGTCTTTTGAAAAAAAGATTTGGCAATGGCTTGAAAACAGCCTCATACCAAGGGTTAAAAATGCATATACTGTTAACGAAAGTCTGGCAGTTATCTTCAAAAATAAGTTTAATATCAATTTTCGTGTTGTCCTTAATACTCCGGAATTAATGGAATTGAATAAATCCGATAAAGCCTCTGAACATTTCTATATATATCAAGGGGTATTAAATAAAGGAAGGGGTCTTGAAGAATTATTACAGGTATTTGGCCAAAACAATCTGGAATTGAGAATAGCCGGCGAAGGCCCATTAAAAAAGTTTCTTAAAAAGGAAATTGAAATCAAAGGCTTGGGCAAGAGAATTAAGCTATTAGGTAATTTGAAACCCGAAGAATTACGTGATTTAACGAAATGTGCTTTTGCGGGATTTAATCTAATCGAAGGTAAAGGGAAAAGCTATTATTACAGCCTTGCAAATAAATTTTTTGACTATATACATGCTGAAATCCCGCAAATTGGCATGAATTTTCCCGAATACAAAAAGATCAACGAAAGGTTTAAAGTGTCCATTTTAATAGATTCTTTTAACGAAATCAATCATGCCATTGAGCAATTGGAAAGTGACCAATCCTTATGCAAAACAATGAAAGAAAATACACTCAGAGCAAAGAAAGTGTATAATTGGAGTAATGAAGAAAGAAAATTGTCAGAGATCTATTTATCCCTTAATTGAAGCAATAGATGCAATTTAAATAAATCGAGATTCCGCAAATTAGGCCACTCTGACATTAAATTCCTGAGTAGTTTCTTTTCGATTTTTGATAAAATGAACTTTGCTGTGGCCCTTAATCCCAGCTTTTTCAATTTGTTTTCAACAGAAAGCAATGAAATAAATTTCTTAAAATCTTTTTCAATGTAAGCCTGGGATTCAAAGAAAATCAAATTGCCTATAGCCTCCTCTGTTCTCTTTAAAAATTCACGATTTTCAATTAAACCTGTATTGAGTACCGGATTGTCTATGTGTTTCACCGGAATATTTTGTTTCATCAATAAGTAGGCATAAACTGTATCATTGTAACCGTAATTTTTACTTTGCCGATCGAAGGGAACCTGTAAAAAAAGACTTTTCATAACCATAAAATTCGAGGCCCAAAATTTTAAATGCGGATTCAGATTTCTTATTGTGAATACCGCTTCTTCTCTTTTTTTCCCGTGTTTCCACTTAAGAATTTTTTTGGGGTTTTTCGGAGCTTTCGATTGGTAAACATTTCCGCCACACAGAAATATATTGCTTGGTGTTTGCTCTATCCATTTCTTGAGAAAATCATCCTTAAGCAATCTGATATCAGCATCAAGAAAAAGTAAATATTCACCACGGGCTTGTTCTGCCAAACTATTTCGGTTTTCGCAATATCCGAGATTACTTTCTTGAATGGAGTAAGTAAACCCGCTTAGCTTACTTATAAACTTGGCATTTTGTTGACTTAGCTCTTGATTGGTTGAGGCGTCATCAGAGAATATGACTTCTATGTTTGATTGGGCTATTTTCACAGCCTTGCTCAGATCTTCGGCAAGACCACTTATGTCTTCATTGAAAACAGGAATTAGCACAGAAATAATCGGCATTTAATCTTATTTATTTAACCAGAGGTCGTATTCCTTTAATGAGCGGTAATAGTTTAATAAAGATGGATTGTATCTTTAAGGTATCAAGAATACTTACCTATAAGGTTAGTAGTTTTTCATGGACAAAGAGTTTTAGTGGTCTAAAAAGGGGTTTTCTTTAGAAAACCCTTTTTTATTTGCCTTCTTTTGCTTTTCTCATTGCGGCGAGGTTATTTTTTGGAAGTACAAATTTCTCATCGAGCTTAAGTGCCTCTTCGAACTTGGCTTTTGCTTCCTCTTCTTTGTTGATATTGAGCAACAACATTCCTTGCATATTGTATATCCCCGCTTTCATCGGCACCTGTTGTGATTGGCCCTGACCGAGAAAAACCTGAATTTTTGTTTCATCTACTTTTTCATCCGCCAATAGAGCCTGAATGGTTAAATCTGCCTCACCAAATCTTTTTAAATCATATTGTAAAGTGGCAATCTGATACAGATGATAAATATTCTTGGTTACTGGATATAAAACCTCATAATCCTCCAGAGCCAATTTAGCTAACCCAAGATTTTGTTCAGAGATCGCTTTAATTTCCAATATGCCCGTTTTGTCAGGGCTTTCTTCCAATATTTCTCTGGCTACCAAAATGCACTCTGTATATGAACCCATTTGATAATACAATATGGCCAGAGAGTCCACTAGATTTTTACTCTC is part of the Hyphobacterium sp. CCMP332 genome and encodes:
- a CDS encoding fructose-6-phosphate aldolase, producing the protein MYIIKVKGKAKIPDYIQLRDENYILMAYFRADRPLKKLEKYGLEGKEEALETLIKDLPFGKLKKLEL
- a CDS encoding glycosyltransferase, translating into MKRIVFTVSNDLNFDQRMIKICTSLSNAGFDVLIIGFKKKNSIPLGKSIYQKERIPTLFQKGKMFYLEISVRLFFKLLFVRTDIISAVDTDTLLPSYIVAKFRSKKLVFDAHEYFSETSGLVGRSFEKKIWQWLENSLIPRVKNAYTVNESLAVIFKNKFNINFRVVLNTPELMELNKSDKASEHFYIYQGVLNKGRGLEELLQVFGQNNLELRIAGEGPLKKFLKKEIEIKGLGKRIKLLGNLKPEELRDLTKCAFAGFNLIEGKGKSYYYSLANKFFDYIHAEIPQIGMNFPEYKKINERFKVSILIDSFNEINHAIEQLESDQSLCKTMKENTLRAKKVYNWSNEERKLSEIYLSLN
- a CDS encoding glycosyltransferase family 2 protein, with the translated sequence MPIISVLIPVFNEDISGLAEDLSKAVKIAQSNIEVIFSDDASTNQELSQQNAKFISKLSGFTYSIQESNLGYCENRNSLAEQARGEYLLFLDADIRLLKDDFLKKWIEQTPSNIFLCGGNVYQSKAPKNPKKILKWKHGKKREEAVFTIRNLNPHLKFWASNFMVMKSLFLQVPFDRQSKNYGYNDTVYAYLLMKQNIPVKHIDNPVLNTGLIENREFLKRTEEAIGNLIFFESQAYIEKDFKKFISLLSVENKLKKLGLRATAKFILSKIEKKLLRNLMSEWPNLRNLDLFKLHLLLQLRDK
- a CDS encoding ATP-binding cassette domain-containing protein encodes the protein MSFAPDLVLEVRNAFIYQEENAVLKDISFNVTKGEFVYLIGRTGSGKSSLLKTLYADLPFNSGEIVIAGHRINGIPRKEIPELRRKIGIVFQDFQLLMDRSVEENLVFVMKATGWKESSKIKQRLSSVLMRVGLGSLGSKLPHQLSGGEQQRVAIARSLINDPQLLIADEPTGNLDPQVAEGILNLFQEINKGGTAVLMATHNHNFIEKIPARVIKCAENKIFDSKSESFSFTDIW
- the fsa gene encoding fructose-6-phosphate aldolase, which gives rise to MQFFIDTADLDEIREAQELGILDGVTTNPSLMAKVGISGKDAVFKHYKTICDIVDDNVSAEVIATDFKNIIKEGEELAAIDDKIVVKVPMIPDGVKAIKYFSEKGIRTNCTLIFNAGQALMAAKAGASYVSPFIGRLDDISSDGLNLIEQIVQIFDNYGIETEILAASIRHTMHLVQCAEIGADVATCPLSVIKGLFNHPLTDIGLKKFLEDAKKFN